AGGAGATGTTAAAAATGAAGTTATTGAGCAGAATAACGATAAGGACCAAACTGGTGATCGCCTTCGGATTTCTCATATCGGCCATGATATCGGTATCAACCGTAGGCATAGATGGCATGGCAAAAATAGCTCGAAGGGTAAAACTAGCCGACGACATGAACCGTCTGGTGAAGATGGCACGACAGGTTAGGGTAAACGAGAAAAACTATATCATACGCCAAGATGCCGCCTCTCGTGAAGCGGTGTCCGAGGAGATCTCAAACATAAAAAAGCAGATATCCCTCAGCAAGGAACTTTTTCTCGATGAAAATAAAAAAACAAATCTGGGAAAAGCCGAGGTCATTTTACAGCATTACGAGAAAAGCATCTTTTCCTTGATAGAGGCTATAGATGAAAAGACGAACTCTCAGATTAAAATGGAAGAATCGGCTAGAAACGCACTTAATTTTGCAGAGGAAATCCGAAGAATACAAAAAGAAATGACTGAGCAGATTATGGAAGAGTTTCGCAAAGAAGACGCTCTTTTCGGAGAGGACATACTCTTCACAGCTGACATGCTTTCGGAGGGGAACGACAGGGCCGATATAGCCAACAGACTCATAAAACTAGTCCTACAGGCAAGAAGGGAGGAAAAGAACTTTATCCTAAGAGAAGACGAAGAATTCTACAAAAACGCCGTCTCTTCTTTGGAAAACCTTGTAGGGCAGGCTAAGATATTGGGAGAAAGCTCTCCAGATCAAGAGATAAAGAAGCTTACAGAAGGCATAATATCCGCTTCGAATGCGTATAAAGAAGCTCTCGATTTGTATCGAAAAAGCTGGGAAAAAGCCAGCGCCCAGACACCTATTCTACTGGAAAACGCAAGATCGTTCGTGAAATTAGCGGAAGGCCTTCGTGCCGACGAAAAAGATGCGACCGCTTTCGCCGAAAAAGTCACGGCTAGAATTTTTATGTCGATCGCCATAGCCTCGGTTTTGTTCGGCATCGTCTCGGCCTGGCTAATAACGTCAAGTATACTGAAATCCATATCCGAGAAAATAAAACTCATAGAAAAATTCAGCGACAAAGATCTAACTGTAGACTTCAGGACCGATAGCAAAGACGAACTGGCAAGAATAAACGTCGCCCTGGAGTCGATGGGGAAAGCGATTTCGCAAAGTTTTATGCATTTAAAAGAAAAGGCCGACAGATTCGCCGATATGTCGGAAAATATGGCGGCCCTGTCGGAGGAGACGGCAGCATCGATAACCGAGATAGAGACATCGGTCGACCGTTCCACCGAACTGGCAGAGAGCAACTCGGCCGGTCTGGAAGAGGCGAACGCCGGGATAGAGGAAGTAGCAGGAGGAGCTACCAACAGTGCCTCTTCGGCGGCAAAGGGACTGGAAGCAGCGGAAGAAACCGGTCATAGAAGTAGGGAAGCGATGAATTCGATGAAAGAAGTCTCCGATAGGATGACCCAACTAGGAGAACATTCAAAACTGATAACCAAGACGATGGAATCCGTTGGACATTCGGTAACAGGAATATCCGGTTTCGTGGAGACCATCGCCTCCATAGCCGATCAGACTAATCTGTTGGCCCTTAACGCGGCCATTGAAGCGGCAAGAGCGGGAGATGCAGGAAAGGGTTTTGCCGTCGTGGCGGAGGAAGTAAGAAAGCTGGCAGAGGAATCCAATCAAGCGGCTCAGGAGGTAGGACGGGTTATAGCGGAGCTGAAAGAACATTCGTCTGAAGCAGAACAGGCTATGAACAGATCGAACGACCTAGTACAGGAAACCCTAGGAGTCACAGAAAAAACCAGAGAAGACATGGAAGAGATGCTGTCCGTTGCGGAATCGCTGCAAGAGGTAGTCAGATCTGTAGCCACTACGGCGGAGGAACAGGCCGCCTCTTCTCAGGAGATGGCATCATCCATAGACATGATAACCAAAGGAACGGTGGAAATGGTTGAGGCGTTCGAGACCATCAAAAACTCCGTCGTTGAAACAGCCAAAGCATCTCGAGGTTTCGCAGAAGACTCGCAGGAAATCTCCTCCGGTGCCGCGGAAATACAGTCCATCGTCGGGGAATTCAGGATAGAAAATCAAGGAAGAGAACTCCGTCCCGTAGAGCTGTAGACCTGAAGCTCAAAGGGTGGTAATCTGGTGGGAAAAGCAGGGCTTCGGGGGGACTCAGATGAACGAGGAAAGGTTCAAGGCTAAAAAAGAGGAGATAATGGCCGCCATCAAGGAAAGCGGCTTTCGCATGACGAGACAGAGGGATCTCATCGTGGCGACGGTGCTGGAGCGGATAGAGAAAGAGGACGTCGCTCCGGGAATGCAGGAGATACTTACGTCGGTCCAGGAACTGGACCCTTCCATAGGTATGGCCACCATATACAGAACGGTGGAGGTGCTATCCAAACTGGGGTTCATAAGCCTGATAGACCAAGGAGAGGGATTCAACAGGGTCACCCTCAACCAGGGGGATATCACCATACACGCCTTCTGCCGAAACTGCGGCAAATCGGTCTCCATACCGAACGAGAAGGACCTGGTCGACTCCATAAGAGAGTTGACTCTATGCGACAAATTCACCCTTCTTCCTCAGGCCTTCAGGATATGCGGCATATGCGACGACTGCCGCAACGAAGGCGTCTCATTAGAAGACCTTCCTCCCGGTCGAGGACGGGGGATGGGACGGAGATGCCGAAGGAGACGGGGATACAGGGAAGATTGACATACGAGCCGAATGGACGTATCCTGCTTATGATAATCAATATCATAAGCAGGATTTTTTTTGAGGAGGAATAGACGCCATGAAGATAGCTTTTCCAGTTGAAAATGGGCTTATATGCCCTCATTTCGGCCATGCACCGGAGTTCGTATTCGTAGAAATCAAGGACGGAGTTCAGGGGAAAAGGGAGACGGAGACGCCGCCCAAACACGAGCCCGGAGTGCTTCCGAGGTGGCTAAAGGAAAACGGTACGGATGTACTCATCTCGGGAGGACTGGGCAGCAGAGCGTCGGAGATTCTGGTATCCCAGGGAATTCAGGTCATCACCGGAATAACCGGTCCGATAGATCAGGCCATAGCCAAACTCGTCGACGGTGAACTGAAGGGAACCGGATCTCTCTGCTCTCACGATCACGGAGATTGCGACCACTGATATGACCGTATTGGCGGTAGCCAGCGGAAAGGGAGGAACCGGCAAGAGTTGCATCGCCTCCTCCTTGGCCTTGGCCGCTGGGCAGGTCGTGGCGGTGGACGCCGACGTCGAGGAGCCCAACCTAGGCAAGCTTTTGGGCATGGCTCCAAAGGAGATATACTCTGTGTCCCTTCCAATGCCCGTTTTCGACGAAAAGCTGTGCAAGAGATGCGGCCTATGCGCCAAGGAATGCCGGTTCAACGCCCTGGTGCAGTTCGGAGATCTCCTTCCCAGGTTGAACGAAGGACTATGTCACGGCTGCGGCGTTTGTTCCATGGTATGCCCTCATGGAGCGGTAACCGAAGGGTCTCACGTCATAGGCAAGGTCTCCAGGGATCAAGCGGGAGACCTCGCATTCCTGGAGGGAAGACTCGACGTGGGATGTCCCAACCCGGTACCGGTCATAAAATCCGTAATAGATACGGCCAAGAAAGAGGGAGATCTCATAATAGTGGACTCCCCTCCCGGGACGGCTTGCTCCATGGTAGAGGCGACCGAGCAGGCGGACTATGTGTTGCTGGTCACCGAGGGGACCCCCTTCGGAATGGCGGACCTTGAACTCGCCCTCGAGGTAGTGTCGGATCTGAAGCGTCCGGCAGGGGTCGTGGTAAACCGAAGCGACCTAGGAGGAAGCGATCCCAAGGAGATCTGTCGTCGCCACGACGTACCGGTCCTCGCCAGGATCCCCTTTTCCAGACAGGTAGCTCAGGTCTACGGACTAGGAGAGTCTCCCTACAGAGGATCGTCCCTCTGGAGAGAACAAATGGACCGCCTCTGGAATTCGGTCAAGAAGGAGGCGGGACTATGAAAGAGATAGTCATAGTAAGCGGCAAAGGCGGCACCGGAAAAACCTCGGTAACAGCCGCCCTTGCCTCTCTTGCCTCTCAGGAAGGGGTCGTGCTCTGCGACGCAGACGTCGACGCACCGGACCTGTGGCTGTTGATTCCTCCCAAGGAACAGGAGGAAATCCCCTTCATGGGCATGGACGGCGCAGAGGTGGACGAAGAGGTCTGCATAGGATGCGGGAAATGTCGTGATTTCTGTCGTTTCGACGCAGTGGCCATGTTGGACGGCAAGGCCAAAATAAGACAGGGCAAATGCGAGGGCTGCGCAGGCTGCACTATGGTCTGTCCCGTACAGGCCATATCCATGGTCCCAAGACGCCAGGGAAATTGGTATAAGGCAGAGACGGAAAAGGGCAAACTGGTCTACGCCAGGCTATATCCCGGAGGGGAAAACAGCGGGATGCTGGTCACCACCGTCAAAAAAGCGGCGGAGGAAACGGCGAAAAGAGAGGGACGCCCCTTCGTTTTGGTGGACGGACCTCCCGGCATAGCCTGCCCTGCCATAGCTGCTTTGACTGGAGCTTCTCTGGCGGTAGCGGTCACTGAGCCGACCGAATCGGGCATACACGACCTGCTCCGGCTACATCAGATAGCAACCAAGCTGGACGTACCTACGGCGGTCATCCTGAATAAATGGGACGTGACCTCCTTAGCTCCCAGGGTGAGAGAGGTCTGCATGGAGACGGGTATCCCAATACTGGGAGAGATCCCCTTCTCCAAGGAGATCCCCGAGGCGGTGGCTTCCGCCGAGGTACCCTTAGAACCGATGACCCCTGCGATACAGAAAATCTGGTCAGACATAAAGGAACTGACGAAATAACGAAGAGGGTCGAACCTGAAAAAAGGTTCGACCCTCTTTTGTTTTCTTGAAAAAGGAAGTTCTACACCGACCTTTTGAGCTCACCGGCGATACACAGCCTTACCGCCTCGGAAGCGGAGACCCCGGAGGCGGAAAAAGCGGTTATTCCACCGGCCCTCATGGAGGACTCCGCGTTGGGTCCGAACTGGGGCCCTATGACGATCTTGGCACCTTCGGACGCGACCATGGCGACAGCCTGACCGCCGGCACCGTGAGCCACTGACGAGGTGTCGTTCCTGAGGGACTTGATGTAAGATCCCTTTTCGTCGAATATAACGAAATAAGCGGCTCGACCGAAACGATCGGCCACCAAAGCTTCCGAACCCTCTCCTTGAGCTGCAACAGCATACATAAGAAGACCTCCTATTGATATCAAAATTCCTTATCATTGTAGCACAGAGACCTCTCCCGTCGAGTAGCAAACTCTAACTTCTGTAAGGCTAGAAGAGAATCGGAACTATCGAATCCATCTCCATTCCGTCCGAATCGACGTGTATGGAGATGCCGGTCCTGAGGGGAAAGAACTTACCCTCTAGTGTGGCCGCCAGCGCCATCTGACCTCCGAAACCGGTGCAATGCCCCGCTCCTACCCAGCTGGGAGACCTCTCTGCCAGGGCCCCGGCGGTCCACTCTATCCGTTCCGGCTCGGCCTCTATAAGATGGAGTCCTCCCACTATGCCGCACAGCGATTCGCCGGGGAAAAGGGCCGCTCCCATATCCAGAATGTTTATTATACCGGCGTGGGCACAGCCGGTAAGCACGGTCATCCCGCCGCCTTCAACCAGTGCATAGAGAGAGATGTCGTCGTCCATACGATCGGGTACGGCCATGCCTCCTCTGGAGGTGCGCAGCCCCGTCGGTGGAAGCTCCACCTCGTTCAATCTGGGAACCTCTCCGGAAACATAGAGCCCGGGAAATATCTCCATGGGATCGGATGTGAGAATCAGCTTGCCTCCGGAAGCCTCTATACGCTCCGCAGAATCCTCCTCGGACATCCCTATGTTCCTCCACTCGGGATCGACGACGAAATGGGGTCTGAATATGTCGGGATGGGCGATCACGGGGATGCCGCTGGAGGAGGAGGCGGCCAGAAGCTGAGCTATCCCTCTCGTGTGGTCGTAATGACAATGGGTCAGTACCACTGCATCCAGATCGTCCAGATCTATCGACAGTTCCTCCATGTTGTTTACCAAAGCCAGAGGATTCTGACCTACGTCCACCAAGATCCTACGCACTACCCCGTCTCTCAAGGTCTCAACATAAAGAGAGATTCCATGCTGTCCGAGAAAGGGCGACTCATATAGGACCGTGTCCTCCGCCAGGATCGTTATAGACAGACTGTCCAGACGGGAGACGTTAGGATATTCTTTCGTGATCTTTTTAAAGGGAGAAGCCATCGGGCAACAGTCCTTCCACCGTCCACCGCAACTCGTCCGGTCCGTCGCAGAAGGCACGAACCTCGGAGGACGGATCGAAGAACTCGGCCAGGACCTGACGACAGGCGCCGCAGGGAGAGTTTGCCTTCTCTCCCGGGGTAAATACCGCCAAGGCCACGAAGTCCCCTCTACGATAACCGGAGGCCACGGCGGAGAAAACGGCGGTACGTTCGGCACAGTTGGTCAGTCCGAAAGAGGAGTTCTCCACGTTACAACCGGACAGGATATCCCCATCGGCCATCAAGATGGCCGCTCCCACGGGAAACCCGCTGTAGGGGGACCAGGATCTGGTCGATGCCTCTGAGGCCGCCTTAGCAAGACGGTTCCAGTCCACAGAGACGGAGCTCATCGTTCATCCCCTCCGACCACGTCGTCCACGATCCTGCCCAGAATATCGTCCTCAAGAGGATCTCCTCTGTCTCTCATGCTTATGGCTCTGTCCACTATCGCTCGAAGTTCCTTCATGGACACCGACCCCAGTCGAGGATAAGCCGATTGCTCAGCAAGCCAACGATCTATGATCTCCCTCTGAAAGCGCCAGTGTCGTCCCACCTTGTGTCCCGGGACCTTGCCCTCCTGGCAGAGTTTATACATGCTCGACTTGGAGATCTTAAGATATTTAGCCAGTTCCTCTATGGTCATTATCTCGCTCAAATACGGACACCTCCCTAAAAGACGGCGCGTTCAATATACGACCGATTATAGCAATATCGACAGCAACAGACAAAAAAAGGCTATCGAAAACAGAAAGAGGCACGACGGAGTAACGTCGCACCTCTTAGAAATTCAATCCTATACTGGATTAATCGTAAAACACCTTATCCTTCGGGGCAGCTTCCGGATCATGGAAAAATACGCCGACGCCTTTGTCAACGATCTCCTGGTAGGAGGGGATACCAGAGATCACTACCGCTCCGTCTGGAGCCGTCTGGTTGAAGACCTGAAGCATGGTCATAAAGGTCGTAACATGACGGCCGACCCTTACATCGATATGCCAGCCGTTCTCATCGATGGGAGCATAGAGAAGCCTGTGCTCCCCGGCCTTCATGACGAAACGATCCCTACCGGTCATAAGCAGTTCCTCGTCGGTTATGCCTCTGATTCGGTCCAGCATGGGCTCCGCCACCTCGGCCAGCAGAGACATGGCCTGGCTGTGATCCCCGATCTCCCTGTGGGAGAGTCCGTGAAGGGCGGCCGGAGAGAACTCCATACCAATCGGGACGGGAAACACACCGGAGCTCAACATCATGGAAGTCATGGCTGCCACTGCCTGTCCCTTTTCATGGGTAACTATGGTGTTCTCCACGGGGTATTCCAGCTCGGCCTCGTGATAGTCCATGGCCAGATCGACGTTCTCGTTGCGGATCAGCTCCATCATGGCGAAGTTGGTCCGCTCTGT
This genomic stretch from Dethiosulfovibrio faecalis harbors:
- a CDS encoding ATP-binding protein; this translates as MTVLAVASGKGGTGKSCIASSLALAAGQVVAVDADVEEPNLGKLLGMAPKEIYSVSLPMPVFDEKLCKRCGLCAKECRFNALVQFGDLLPRLNEGLCHGCGVCSMVCPHGAVTEGSHVIGKVSRDQAGDLAFLEGRLDVGCPNPVPVIKSVIDTAKKEGDLIIVDSPPGTACSMVEATEQADYVLLVTEGTPFGMADLELALEVVSDLKRPAGVVVNRSDLGGSDPKEICRRHDVPVLARIPFSRQVAQVYGLGESPYRGSSLWREQMDRLWNSVKKEAGL
- a CDS encoding NifB/NifX family molybdenum-iron cluster-binding protein, whose translation is MYAVAAQGEGSEALVADRFGRAAYFVIFDEKGSYIKSLRNDTSSVAHGAGGQAVAMVASEGAKIVIGPQFGPNAESSMRAGGITAFSASGVSASEAVRLCIAGELKRSV
- a CDS encoding helix-turn-helix domain-containing protein, whose protein sequence is MSEIMTIEELAKYLKISKSSMYKLCQEGKVPGHKVGRHWRFQREIIDRWLAEQSAYPRLGSVSMKELRAIVDRAISMRDRGDPLEDDILGRIVDDVVGGDER
- a CDS encoding Fur family transcriptional regulator, producing the protein MNEERFKAKKEEIMAAIKESGFRMTRQRDLIVATVLERIEKEDVAPGMQEILTSVQELDPSIGMATIYRTVEVLSKLGFISLIDQGEGFNRVTLNQGDITIHAFCRNCGKSVSIPNEKDLVDSIRELTLCDKFTLLPQAFRICGICDDCRNEGVSLEDLPPGRGRGMGRRCRRRRGYRED
- a CDS encoding MBL fold metallo-hydrolase is translated as MASPFKKITKEYPNVSRLDSLSITILAEDTVLYESPFLGQHGISLYVETLRDGVVRRILVDVGQNPLALVNNMEELSIDLDDLDAVVLTHCHYDHTRGIAQLLAASSSSGIPVIAHPDIFRPHFVVDPEWRNIGMSEEDSAERIEASGGKLILTSDPMEIFPGLYVSGEVPRLNEVELPPTGLRTSRGGMAVPDRMDDDISLYALVEGGGMTVLTGCAHAGIINILDMGAALFPGESLCGIVGGLHLIEAEPERIEWTAGALAERSPSWVGAGHCTGFGGQMALAATLEGKFFPLRTGISIHVDSDGMEMDSIVPILF
- a CDS encoding ATP-binding protein, whose protein sequence is MKEIVIVSGKGGTGKTSVTAALASLASQEGVVLCDADVDAPDLWLLIPPKEQEEIPFMGMDGAEVDEEVCIGCGKCRDFCRFDAVAMLDGKAKIRQGKCEGCAGCTMVCPVQAISMVPRRQGNWYKAETEKGKLVYARLYPGGENSGMLVTTVKKAAEETAKREGRPFVLVDGPPGIACPAIAALTGASLAVAVTEPTESGIHDLLRLHQIATKLDVPTAVILNKWDVTSLAPRVREVCMETGIPILGEIPFSKEIPEAVASAEVPLEPMTPAIQKIWSDIKELTK
- a CDS encoding HAMP domain-containing methyl-accepting chemotaxis protein codes for the protein MKLLSRITIRTKLVIAFGFLISAMISVSTVGIDGMAKIARRVKLADDMNRLVKMARQVRVNEKNYIIRQDAASREAVSEEISNIKKQISLSKELFLDENKKTNLGKAEVILQHYEKSIFSLIEAIDEKTNSQIKMEESARNALNFAEEIRRIQKEMTEQIMEEFRKEDALFGEDILFTADMLSEGNDRADIANRLIKLVLQARREEKNFILREDEEFYKNAVSSLENLVGQAKILGESSPDQEIKKLTEGIISASNAYKEALDLYRKSWEKASAQTPILLENARSFVKLAEGLRADEKDATAFAEKVTARIFMSIAIASVLFGIVSAWLITSSILKSISEKIKLIEKFSDKDLTVDFRTDSKDELARINVALESMGKAISQSFMHLKEKADRFADMSENMAALSEETAASITEIETSVDRSTELAESNSAGLEEANAGIEEVAGGATNSASSAAKGLEAAEETGHRSREAMNSMKEVSDRMTQLGEHSKLITKTMESVGHSVTGISGFVETIASIADQTNLLALNAAIEAARAGDAGKGFAVVAEEVRKLAEESNQAAQEVGRVIAELKEHSSEAEQAMNRSNDLVQETLGVTEKTREDMEEMLSVAESLQEVVRSVATTAEEQAASSQEMASSIDMITKGTVEMVEAFETIKNSVVETAKASRGFAEDSQEISSGAAEIQSIVGEFRIENQGRELRPVEL
- a CDS encoding succinylglutamate desuccinylase — its product is MSNLKTVKLAAVIAAGALVALSGSMFREHRLFKEPTVAGPGVTEVKKLGDFSPVVADTVNDCNVYILDSGVPGGTAFLIGGTHPEEPASNLAAQVFVENAVVEQGRLIVVTRANTSASQITRNGEAYPRFYSVKTPWGTKTWRMGDRCSNALDSWPDPEVYVHYPSGQNLAYMDVRNLNRTWPGRPDGLITERTNFAMMELIRNENVDLAMDYHEAELEYPVENTIVTHEKGQAVAAMTSMMLSSGVFPVPIGMEFSPAALHGLSHREIGDHSQAMSLLAEVAEPMLDRIRGITDEELLMTGRDRFVMKAGEHRLLYAPIDENGWHIDVRVGRHVTTFMTMLQVFNQTAPDGAVVISGIPSYQEIVDKGVGVFFHDPEAAPKDKVFYD
- a CDS encoding cytidine deaminase, with amino-acid sequence MSSVSVDWNRLAKAASEASTRSWSPYSGFPVGAAILMADGDILSGCNVENSSFGLTNCAERTAVFSAVASGYRRGDFVALAVFTPGEKANSPCGACRQVLAEFFDPSSEVRAFCDGPDELRWTVEGLLPDGFSL
- a CDS encoding NifB/NifX family molybdenum-iron cluster-binding protein codes for the protein MKIAFPVENGLICPHFGHAPEFVFVEIKDGVQGKRETETPPKHEPGVLPRWLKENGTDVLISGGLGSRASEILVSQGIQVITGITGPIDQAIAKLVDGELKGTGSLCSHDHGDCDH